One Microtus pennsylvanicus isolate mMicPen1 chromosome 3, mMicPen1.hap1, whole genome shotgun sequence DNA window includes the following coding sequences:
- the Upk2 gene encoding uroplakin-2 isoform X1 has protein sequence MTSTLPVQTLPLFLGLLTVLAPGAADFNISSLSGLLSPALTESLLVALPPCHLTGGNATLTVRRANDSKVVESVFVVPPCRGRRELVNVVDSGAGFTVTRLSAYQVTNLTPGTKYYISYRVQKGTTTESSPETPMSTLPRRNMESIELGMARTGGMVVITVLLSVAMFLLVVGLVIALGLGARK, from the exons ATGACCTCCACGCTGCCTGTCCAGACCTTGCCCTTGTTTCTGGGTCTCCTGACTGTCCTGGCTCCGGGGGCTGCAG ACTTCAACATCTCAAGCCTCTCTGGGCTGCTGTCTCCGGCGCTAACAGAAAGCTTGTTAGTTGCCTTGCCCCCATGTCACCTCACGGGAGGTAATGCCACACTGACGGTCCGGAGAGCCAACGACAGCAAAG TGGTGGAATCAGTGTTCGTGGTGCCTCCATGCCGTGGGCGCAGGGAGCTGGTGAACGTGGTGGACAGTGGGGCTGGCTTCACCGTCACGCGGCTCAGCGCATATCAAGTGACAAACCTAACCCCAGGAACTAAATACTA CATTTCCTACCGGGTGCAGAAGGGGACGACCACCGAGTCCAGCCCAGAAACCCCTATGTCTACGCTTCCTC GAAGGAATATGGAATCTATCGAGTTGGGGATGGCCCGGACGGGCGGCATGGTAGTCATCACAGTGCTCCTGTCTGTGGCCATGTTCCTGTTGGTCGTGGGCCTCGTCATTGCCCTGGGCCTGGGTGCCCGAAAATGA
- the Upk2 gene encoding uroplakin-2 isoform X2 → MTSTLPVQTLPLFLGLLTVLAPGAADFNISSLSGLLSPALTESLLVALPPCHLTGGNATLTVRRANDSKVVESVFVVPPCRGRRELVNVVDSGAGFTVTRLSAYQVTNLTPGTKYYISYRVQKGTTTESSPETPMSTLPRKNMESIELGMARTGGMVVITVLLSVAMFLLVVGLVIALGLGARK, encoded by the exons ATGACCTCCACGCTGCCTGTCCAGACCTTGCCCTTGTTTCTGGGTCTCCTGACTGTCCTGGCTCCGGGGGCTGCAG ACTTCAACATCTCAAGCCTCTCTGGGCTGCTGTCTCCGGCGCTAACAGAAAGCTTGTTAGTTGCCTTGCCCCCATGTCACCTCACGGGAGGTAATGCCACACTGACGGTCCGGAGAGCCAACGACAGCAAAG TGGTGGAATCAGTGTTCGTGGTGCCTCCATGCCGTGGGCGCAGGGAGCTGGTGAACGTGGTGGACAGTGGGGCTGGCTTCACCGTCACGCGGCTCAGCGCATATCAAGTGACAAACCTAACCCCAGGAACTAAATACTA CATTTCCTACCGGGTGCAGAAGGGGACGACCACCGAGTCCAGCCCAGAAACCCCTATGTCTACGCTTCCTCGTAA GAATATGGAATCTATCGAGTTGGGGATGGCCCGGACGGGCGGCATGGTAGTCATCACAGTGCTCCTGTCTGTGGCCATGTTCCTGTTGGTCGTGGGCCTCGTCATTGCCCTGGGCCTGGGTGCCCGAAAATGA